One Paraburkholderia caffeinilytica DNA segment encodes these proteins:
- a CDS encoding BPSL1445 family SYLF domain-containing lipoprotein → MRRRQFIMTTSAALATAGLGLAGCTTTSPSSSASPSANAGKRDTINAGVDSTLSRLYANVAGSRELVAKARGVLVFPSVISAGFWIGGQYGEGALRVAGSTTGYYSTVAGSFGLQIGAQSKALIFLFMTQEALNTFLSSQGWAAGADATVAVLKVGANGAVDTSTATSPVEAFVLTNGGLMAGISLEGTKVSRLII, encoded by the coding sequence ATGCGCAGACGACAATTCATCATGACCACGAGCGCCGCTTTGGCCACGGCGGGTCTTGGCCTCGCCGGCTGCACGACCACCTCGCCATCCTCGAGCGCGTCTCCCTCGGCGAACGCCGGCAAGCGCGACACGATCAACGCCGGCGTCGATTCCACCTTGTCACGCCTTTACGCGAACGTCGCCGGCTCGCGTGAACTGGTCGCGAAGGCGCGCGGCGTGCTCGTGTTCCCGTCGGTGATTTCGGCGGGCTTCTGGATTGGCGGGCAATACGGCGAAGGCGCGTTGCGTGTGGCTGGAAGCACAACCGGCTACTACAGCACCGTTGCGGGTTCGTTCGGTTTGCAGATCGGCGCTCAGTCCAAAGCGTTGATTTTCCTGTTCATGACACAAGAAGCACTCAACACATTCCTCAGCAGCCAGGGATGGGCGGCAGGCGCCGATGCAACGGTCGCCGTGCTGAAGGTCGGCGCGAACGGCGCGGTCGATACGTCGACCGCCACCAGCCCGGTCGAAGCTTTTGTGCTGACGAACGGCGGCCTGATGGCCGGTATCTCGCTCGAAGGAACCAAGGTCTCCCGTCTGATCATCTGA